The Pseudalkalibacillus hwajinpoensis DNA window ATGGGGGACGGATTGACCACCTCCTGCCCCAACTACTTCCTGAGATGCCTGCGATTGATATTCTTGTTAACAACGCAGGGTTCGGGAAATTTGATGCTTTTGCTGAAGCTGATATGAAAGATATTGAAGCCATGTTTAATGTAAATGTGATCGGCTTAATGCGTTTTACTTCTCATGTGCTGCCGAGAATGATACTGGAAGGTAAAGGCCACATTGTCAATATCGCTTCACAGGCAGGCAAATTAGCTACACCAAAATCTTCCGGCTACTCAGCTTCAAAGCATGCTGTGCTCGGGTTCTCAAACAGCTTGCGAATGGAAGTGAAGTCACATGGGATTTCTGTCACAACAGTTAATCCAGGTCCAATCAAAACTAACTTTTTTGATATAGCAGATAGTAGCGGAACCTACACGAAGAACATTGAAAAAATGATGCTAACACCTGAGAAAGTGTCAGAGGAAATCATTTCAGCGATTGAAAAAGGTAAGCGTGAAGTGAATCTGCCACGCTGGATGAATGTAGGTGCGAAACTATATCATACTGCACCCGGATTGGTGGAAAAAATAGCTGGCAAGTTTTTTGATCAAAAATAAGAATGCGTGGAAAGGTATCTCGCCAGATACCTTTCCATTTTTTGTTTCTGTCTTACAAAGGAATCTTGAAGAAAAAGAGAGAAGAAAACAGCCAAAAGGTGGAAGAGTGAAAATAGGCGAACTGGAAATTGATGCTACCAATACATTCTTTAACTTTTATGACCCAGATGACAATAAGCTTCAGATGTGTTTCTGGGAGTGAAGTATCGCGTTTCTCCGGGGATAAGAACTCTGGAAAGTGTTTATGTTAAGCTCCACGATCAGCCATCCTAAATCCACTTGACTAAAAACGGGAAAAGTGGTTAAATTATCTTAATTTTATAAAAGTATTATAAATGCGATGAAAAGAAGAGTAATTAAGTTGCGTTTCCGTCAGAGACCTCCAGTAGCTGAGAAGGAGGAAAGCGTTCTTAATGAATAAAGACTTTGAGCTGCGTAATTAACCTTTTAAGAGGAGAAATTACGACGGGTTCTCCCGTTATAGAGATAGGGTATTAGTAGTTGATACCTGTAGAGTTTGGTATGGTGACATATCGATTAACTGAGGTGGTACCGCGATTAACTCTCGCCCTCAAGAAGGGAGGACTTCTTGAGCGCGAGAGTTTTATTTTTTGAAATTGAATTGGAGGAGAAACAATGAATGTACTTTTAAAAGATATTAAAACAGAATTGGGCTCAAATCGCTTGATTTTAAGGATGCCACAGCCCGGAGATGGGAAAGTCGTAAATCATGCTATTAGATCCTCTATTAATGAGTTAAAGCCGTGGTTAGGTTTTGCCCGAGAGGTTCCAACCGTTGAAGAAACGGAGATTAATACAAGGGATGCCCATATCAAATTTCTAAAGCGTGAAAGTTTGAGGTTTCTTATTTTTTTAAAAGAGACGAATGAATTTGTAGGTTCTACAGGATTTCACAATATCGATTGGGAAATTCCTAAGCTTGAAATTGGCTATTGGATCGATACGAGGTTTAGCGGAAATGGCTACATGACTGAAGCTGTCGATGTACTAACTGACTTTGCTAAAAATGAATTAGGATGCAGAAGAATTGAAATCAGATGCGATCGTGAGAATGATAAAAGTCGCTCAGTTCCAGAGAGGATTGGCTATCAATTAGAAGGTATTCTGAGGAATGAGGATTTATCGATTGATAAACTAAAAGTAACTGACACGTGCATCTATGCCAGGGTGTATTAAATTTCTTGAATGCCTGTTTACATCACCAAATAGAGGTTATTCCTATAGTGTTGGCTTAGTTTGCCGAATCCCCCGTTGAAGTAATGCCTGTCTGAGCGTTCCGAAAATAGGCACCCCACTTAAGTTAATATCGGCAGCGGTCACCGAGAATGCAATGGATGGTTGGATGCCGCAAACAGCCATGTTTATGCCACTATACATCAGAGCCTGCTTCATACGACTAAGACTAGTTGCCATAGGCTGATCCAGACTTAAAACCCCTGAAAGGTCTACCAGGATATCGCTTACCTTTTGAGTATTGCAGACACTCAATGTTTCCTTCATCATCCGGTCGGCGTGCTCAGATTGCAGTGAACCGGTAATTGGCAAGATAGCGAGGCTCTCTGTAATCGGTATGATACTGATATGTAGCCGATCATTCGCTAGTATTTCCCGTTGGTTCTCCTGATTGCGGAATGCTATGCAAATATTATTATACGTATACGAAACTTCCTCAATAATGGAATCAATTCGTTTGCTTACTTCACTCGAAGAAACCGTGTGAGAATTTAATTGAATCTCTCTTAGTGCTGTTTCGAAACTTACCTGCCGAAAAAGGGTCAGAACTCTAAAAGAATCTTCAAGAGGAATCCCACTCGAAATCCCACGCTTACCAGTTATTTTGACCCAATCTATAATTTCATTTTGGATTTCTGATTGTTCCTGATAAATTGCTTTACCTAGGTACTCCAAAGCTCTGCTCGCCAATCAAGTATCTGATTTTCCTTTATTTTCGAAAGCTTAAGTTTTCTTCCGTAGTTTTCATCCTGGAGAGCAAAAATGAACTTCCCTAACTTATAGCGGTCAGTGATTATTTTATTTCCAATTTCATATAACTCATTTTGCATTCATTCATCCTCCTTCTCTAAGTCGATCTAACTGAAATGGGAATCATTCAGGGGACGTTGGGGACCGCTTCATATAAAGGGGGGCGGAGGAGGCTGCTATTTAAATCTTTCTCCCTTACTTCGACTTTAAAAGTCGTTCCCCTCTAATTTGCTTCCTATTTCTCGTTCATCCTCTTTTTTTCATAAAAAAAGGAAAAGGGTCTTCACCTTTTCCTCACCTCATCACGCTTCCACCTGATATTTTTAGAGATTCTCCAACAATGTTTTCTGAAGCGGTAGAAAGAAGATAAATGATGCTGTTTGCTACTTCTTCAGGTTGAGTAATTCTGCCAGAAGGCATTGCTTCTTCTACTGCTTTTAGTTCTTCTTCAAAACTTTTATTTTCTCTTTTTCCTTTTGATTCAATGCTGTTCCGCCCCATCTCAGTGTCAACAAACCCAGGACACACCGCATTAACTCGGATGCCATCTTGAATGGCTTCATGTGCAAATGACTGAGTAAATCCTGTTATGGCAAATTTCGATGCGCTGTATGCTGTATTGCCATAGGTTCCGCGTAATCCTGAAAGAGAGGAGAGGTTGACAATTGCCCCTTTTTGTCCTTCCACACGCATCCGTTGATAGACAGCCTGGGTAAGCAGCACTGTCGCCGTATAGTTAAGATCCATTACTCTTCTGAGATCTTCCTCTGTTAGCTTATCGAGCGTATCACCGCCACCAATTCCCGCTGAGTTTACTAGGCCAGTAATATTTCCATTCTGGTTAATGGCATTTTCAATTAATTCTGAACGGTCATCTTCGCTCATAAGGTCAGCAGGAATACTTGCTATCTTCGCATCGTTAGAAAGCCCTTCACATTCTCTTTTTAGCTTATTCAGTTTCTCTTCATTACGACCGGTTATTGTAACAGCGGCACCAGCTTGAACGGCTGCTTTTGCTGTTTCGTAACCAATACCACCCGTGGCTCCTGTGATAAGTATGTGATCATGCTTCAATGCATCCTCTTTAAAAATACTCATTGCCGCAACCTCCTTAACGTATTCTAGCCACTCTTTTCCCGATTCCACTTTTATAAAACCTCTGGACAAGTAGAAAGGACAGATAGCACAAGGGCTAGCTGTCCAAATAAATGGTTCATATACGGAAAAGCTTCACAGTTCACATTATTGAACGCCGACTGCGTCGAAAGCTTTGTTAACAGATTGCACTTCTGAGCTGCTTGCTCCGTAAAGGTCTGTAGCGGCCTGTACAGCAGCTGAACGCATCTGACTAAAGCTCGAAGAAGCAGTTAAGTATTGTGTGAGAGTACGATAGTAAATAGCGCCAAGCTTGTCCTTGCCGATGCCTGATACTGTTACACCGTAGAATGTTCCGCCTTCGCTAAGCAGATAGGCTGCTTTGTTCATGATTCCGCTATTAATGTGAACGCCGCCGTTATCTTGTGTTCCTGTATAACGGACGGAATAATGATCGGGATCCCCAAACTGAGATGGGTCTGACATAGAACGAAGAGCATCTCCTGATGTGCCAGGTGTGTAAATATCTTCCCCAATTAACCAATCTGGATTGTTGTTGTCGTGGTATTCCACGAGGGTACCAAATACATCTGACATGGATTCATTCAAAGCACCTGATTCATTTTGATAAATAAGATCGGCTGTTGTATCTGTTACAGCGTGTGTTAATTCATGAGCTACCACATCTTCGCCTCCGGATAGAGAAACAAAGGTAGAACCATCACCATCACCGTATACCATCTGACTTCCGTTCCAGAACGCATTATTATAATTTCGTCCGTAATGCACAGTTGATTCTAACGGCGCGCCATTTCCGTCGTAGCTATCACGATTAAAAACGTCTTTGTAATAGTCGTACGTAGCACCGGCGTAATAGTGGGCATCTACTGCAGCAGCATCGTAGCTTGCGTTAAATGCATTGTCTGCGTCAGCCCAGAGCGAGCCTGGTAGCCTCGTCCGATTTGCAGCATCGTAAGTAAAAATACCGTCACCTCTTGTTGTGTCCTTTAAATAGTAAGTAGAGGAAGAAAGAAGTGTGTTAAACGTTTTTGGATCACCAAGGACGCCCGTTCCTGTGCCTGTTGTGATCGTTCCAGTTACGTTACCACCACCGCCTGGCTTACCGACTCCTTCTTTCTTTGCCTCATGGAGCGCGTTGAAGCTAGTGAGAACCTCTCCGCTTGTTGCATCAATTATGTATTGCCAGTTTCCTGGTTCTGGCGAAAGGAAGTTAAGCGTCACATGATAGGCATAGCTTGCAGATTCACCTTCTGAATAGACGACAAGAGTGGACTCTGGCTTTTGTTCATAGTCAGGTGTAAAGCCAAGATCCGTTTCAGCTTTTTGAATGGCGTCCTGTTTTTTGAATTTCGTTGCTTTCTTAAGCTCTTTCTTCGATCCGAGATCTGGAATAACAGTACCTGAAACAGCTGTTAGTACGCCATCTTTATCAACATGGACTGTTTGAGTTGACCCATAAACCGGTGTGTCTTCATACAACTGCTGCAAACGAAAGACTGTGAATCCAAGCTCGTCTTTCTCGGTGGATAAAATATCGAAGGATTCTTGTGCGGTTGATCCGCTAAATTGATACAGGCTTTTTTGATCATTAAGGTAATCGAATAAAATTTCTTTCGGATTCTTAGAAGTAGCCTTCGTCAGCTTCCCTGAAACAAAAGAAGGTGTGCCTGCTTCTTTATTGATGTTTGAATTGTCAGCTGCGAATGACGATGTCGGAGCGAGCATGCTGCTCACCAATCCTACGGATAATCCAATCGATAGTAAGTTCTTCTTTCTCATTCCTTTTCCCCTCTCGTGATTAAGATGAGATTACTTTATCACGAGAAGTTAAAAATTCAAACTATTTAAATAATTTTGATAAATGAGACCTATACGTTTGGATACGTAACTGGTTCGTTATTACTGTAAAACAAAAAACCACATGATTCAAAAGGCTCAGGTGGTTATGTATTCATAAACAAGATCGTGAACAATCATATGGAAGGGAGTTTCGTTTTGCTCGTTTTTCCTTTCAAGTGAATGAAGGATAATATGGTGGATTTCTTCTTCTGTCAGCGGAATAAGTGATACATCTCCAAAATAATCTTCCAACGTTTTTATAACTAATTTTCTTGTGAATGTTATGGATTCCAAGCGCCATTCCCCTCTCTAGCTTCCTGGATACTTTAGCGAATCAATCTTTTGGCGTCAAGATGTTTTAAGACTGGAAGAAAGTACTTATTGAAAACAGAACGTATATTCGAGTAAAATACGGGTATAGATAAAAGAGAACAAATGTTCTTGTTTAACTTATGAAAGGGGTGGTGTAGATGGATTATTCAAAATTTAAAAAGAAAACGATTTTGTGTATTGATATGAAAAGCTTTTATGCAAGTTGCTCTGCAGTAGCAATGGGGCTTGATCCGCTTACATGTCATCTGGCTGTTGTAGGTGACACAGAACGGAAGGGGAGCGTTGTGCTTGCAGCTTCACCTGCCTTAAAAAGAGACTTTGGTATTCGAACAGGTAGTAGGTTGTTTGAAATTCCTGATGACGAAAGAATTCATATTGTAAATGCGAGAATGGCCTCGTATTTAAAACAGTCTATGGAAATTACGAAGCTGTTTCATCGGTATGTGCCATCTGAGTGTATCCATACGTACAGTGTTGACGAATCGTTTCTTCAGATCGATGGAACAGAAAAGCTCTGGGGGAGCAAGTTTGAAGTAGCGAAGAAAATTAAAGACGAGATCAGCGAGACGTTCGGACTGCCCTGTGCGATTGGGATTGGTCCAAATTTACTGATGGCGAAGCTTTGTCTGGATCTTGAGGCGAAAAAAAGTGGTATTGCAGAGTGGACGTACGATGATATTGAGAAGAAGCTCTGGTCACTTGAACCGCTTAGCAGAATGTGGGGGATTGGTCCCCGAGTAGAGCGCACGCTGAACCGGATGGGCATCAGGAACGTGAAGCAGCTTGCGAATTATCCTTTGCATCTGCTTGAGCAGAAGTTTGGAATTATGGGGAATCAACTCTATCACCATGCATGGGGAATAGACCTTTCGGAAATGGGTGCTCCCATTATGCAGGGGCAGATCAGCTTCGGAAAAAGCCAAATTTTATTACGTGACTATCATGATCCCAAGGAAGTTAAACACGTGATTCTTGAAATGAGTGAAGAGGTAGCAAGACGGGCGAGGCGTGCGGGGAAGGCGGGACGCACCATCAGTCTTGGTATTGGTTACAGCAAGGATGAAGGAGGGGGAGGGTTTCATCGGTCAAAAAGCATTGATAGCCCAACATCCATTACACTTGAAGTTTATGGAGCGTGTTTAAAGCTTTTTGAACAGTTCTATGAGCGAAGAACCGTTCGGAAAATTTCCATTAGCCTTTCTAACATTTGTGATGATGAAGAAGTGCAGCTGGATCTCTTTAACGAAAAACGACCGAAACAGCACGACCTTGGATATGTAATGGATTCAATCAGAGAGAAATACGGTTCAGATGCGCTGCTGCGCGCGGTTTCCTATACAAAGGGAGGTACAGCACTGCATAGAAGTAAACTTGTCGGAGGTCACAAAGCGTAGAAAGGAGTTGCTGGCACGTGATTCGCGATCGTGGAAATATTAAATGGACGTCAATGATGTTACCAGAGCATGTGAAAGAGCTGAGAGGTTGGAAGGCGGCAGAACGAAAAGAAGATAAACCAGTATTGGATGAACAGAAAATAGAAGAGATAAATGAAGTGATTTGTGAAGCGATGGCGTTTCATCGCCCGCTATATTTTTATTATTTTAAAGACGGTGAAACCTATGTTATACATGGCTATGTTCATTATTTCGATCAGCTTAACCGTGAGTTTCGCATTATTGATGACACTGAGAAGAAAAGAAGGATTCCACTAACAGATCTTGTTCATGTGGAAGCGAGGTAGAATGGTAGTACTCCCCATGAAGAGAAAAGTTTTTCATTCGTAAAACCGGGTAAAATAGGTATAAACCAAAATCCGGAGTGAGATAAGAGATGTTATTAGCTGAGCACCTTAACCATTACAAAGAAAACATTAAAGGCATTGACATTCACTATGAGTATTATAAAAATAATAAAGCGACGGACCGACCCGTTATTACTCTCCTTCACGGCTTTTTATCTTCGAGCTTCAGCTTTCGAAGACTGATCCCATTACTTACAAAAGGGTATACGGTAGTTGCTATCGACCTTCCGCCATTTGGACGAAGTGAGAAATCAAACTGTTTCGTTCACTCCTACCAGAATTATGCAGAAGTGGTAGTGGAACTGCTTGAAAGGCTTTCTGTTGAACAGACGGTTATGATTGGTCATTCAATGGGAGGGCAGGTGGCGATGCGAGCTTCCGCTATAAAGAGTAACCTCGTTAGCAGAAACATCTTGCTTTGCAGCTCTGGATACCTTGAGAAAGCAAAGCAAAGTCTCGTTTACACTTCTTATCTACCGTTTTTCTCTGTATATTTGAAACGCTGGCTGTACCGCAAAGGAGTAAGAGCAAATTTATTGAATTGCGTTTATGATTCAAAGCTGATTGACGAAGAGATGATGGATGGCTACATTCAGCCGTTTTTCAATGAAGGCATTTTTCGTTCGCTAGTAAGAATGATTCGTGATCGTGAAGGCGACCTTTCTGAGGCAGAACTGAAACAAATTCATACACCTAGCCTGTTAATTTGGGGCCAGGAAGATCGAGTGGTGCCACTCAAGGTGGGGAAACGCTTAAGTGAAGATTTACCAAATGCGGAGTTAATCATTTATGAAAAAACTGGGCACCTTCTTCCTGAAGAACGTCCACAATTAATTATGAAAGATATCGAACGATTCCTGGCACGTTAGCACGAAATCAGCTAGGATCAAACTCCTTTATCAAAGGAGTTTTTTTATATCCCAGTCATTCACAGTTGACTCATCAGAATAATGCGTGCTACACTGCTGTTCGTTGATAACTGCATATTACTTATTAAGAGAAGTGAAGGGACCTGGCCCAATGAAGCTTCAGCAACCTCTGTTGATCAGAAAGGTGCTGCTTCCAGCAAGAGAAATCTTGAGAGATAAGAGTAAGGCCCTCTTCTCTTGAAGTGGGCTTTTTTAGTGTAACTGTAATGAAGTAGACAGAAGAAGGAGATAGAGACAATGGACGATCAGATAAAAGGAAATGGCCTGGCATTGCTGCCGCTTGGCGTATTTATTGTACTTTTTATTGGGACAGCAATTATTACAAAAGATTTTTATAGTATGCCGGTGATTCTTGCCTCATTGATTTCAGCAGGAGTAGCGCTATCTATGAATCAAAAAGAAAGTTTTATGAAGAAGGTTGAGGTGTTTTGCCGCGGTGCGGGTAATTCAAACATCATTTTGATGATTCTTGTCTTTTTGCTAGCTGGAGCTTTTGCAGGAACAGCTGAGAAGATTGGAGCGGTAGATTCCATTGTAAATCTGGGCATTTCAATCCTGCCTGCAAATCTTTTAATTGTCGGCCTGTTTCTGATCGGTTGCTTTATATCCATTTCGATGGGTACGTCAATGGGGACGATTGTGGCACTCGCTCCAATTGGAATTGGGATTGCTGAACAGACAGGTGTCGCACCAGCCCTTGCTTTATCAGCGGTGATTGGTGGAGCAATGTTTGGGGATAACCTCTCCATGATTTCCGATACAACGATCGCGGCAGTGCGAACGCAAAATACACAAATGAAAGACAAGTTCAAAGTGAACTTTCTCATCGTTCTTCCTGCAGCAGTCATCACCACCATCATCTATGGCGTGATGACGATGGGAGCACACGCTACAGTCGGTGGCGATCGTGCTTTTGAATTTATCACAATTATCCCTTATCTAGGTGTGCTGGCGGCTGCAATCGCTGGAGTCAATGTCCTTATTGTACTCGTTAGTGGCACGGTATTTGCAGGGATTGTAGGACTGTACAATGGTTCATTTGGAATGAACGGTCTTGTTTCTACGATTACGGAAGGCATTAAAGGTATGGAAGACCTGGCAATGATTGCTCTTATCATCGGCGGTATGATCGAGGTAATTAAGCACAATGGCGGGATTCAATACGTGCTTGATAAAATTTTAAGCAGAGTAAACTCGCGTCGAGGAGCTGAGTTTGGAATAGCCGGGCTTGCAAGTGTGCTTGATTTATCGACTGCAAATAATACGATCTCCATCATTATGGGTGGACCACTTGCGAAGAATATCTCAGAAGAATATGGGGTTGATCCGCGAAAATCAGCCAGCATTCTTGATATTTTTTCCGGAAGTGTGCAGGGGATGCTGCCATATGGCGCCCAGGTACTTGCGGCTGCCGGTCTTGCGTCCATTTCGCCACTTGCGCTGCTGCCGTATTCTATTTATCCTATTTTAATTGCTGTGGCGGGTATCGTAGCGATTTCAATTAACTATCCGGGATTTAAGAAAAAGGAAGAAGCTGTAGGAAAGACATAAATTTAAGTGTGAACGATCAAAGAGTAAATAGAAAAGACAGGCTCCTTCATTATCGAGGAGCCTGTCTTTTTGCTATCCTTCAATCTGCTTTTGAAGATTGACAATTCGCTGGGGAAGAATGTACAAGTATTCGATCAATGAGTCTAATAAATCAATAATAAGATTTGCGGTTTCTTCGCTTGTTTCTTTCTCGAGACAGAGCAAGTTGTTCAAGTTGCTCCCTTTTCCCATTTGTTGCCCGAGTTTAATGATTGGTTCTTCAAGATCAATCTGTTTAGCAAGAGCTTCTAGCTGCTTGGATAAAGGTTGCCCGAGCTCATTTTCTGACAGGAAGCTACCTGTAATGCTTTCAAGCACGCGATTGGCCATAACTGCTGTTGCTGTCCAATCTTTCATATTATGTACGTTGACTGCTGAGCGATATACTCTCTCTAGATCGTCCGGAAGTCTGGACGTCCCGATTAGTCTGCCAAGTGGTTCGCGTGTGAATGAAGTTTGGTGTACAAATAACTCAACTTCTTCCCCGCGATCGCTATGAGTTGTTTTAATTAGAACGAAAAGAACGGCTTCTTTACAAACCGAACAACGTGAGAAAGTTGAAAATACGGCCTGGTTAATTTGATAATCGAATTTTAATTGGAATGAAGCGTCATTTGCACACTCTGGACACTCTGTATTAGCGGATTTCGGAAGCTTTGTTTGTCCGTATTTTACAACCGAATTAATTGTTGTCTGTTGTATCTTTCTCATCAAATACCCCCTGAATCGAATTTAAGCAAGTTTGTAGTAAACCCTGAAGAATAAAGGTGTAGTTAATAACCGGATTCGTAAAGTAGGAATTGTGTGAAGAGTGTGTTATCAACTTATATTATTCGCCCCTAATGGAAATAAAAGGGGGTTCGATTACGCTATAAAGACTTCACTTCAATAAAACGCAACAAAAGTCCTTTTTTTCTTCGAGTAAAATAGTACCAAAATTGTGAATAAATTGACAGGAAAAGGACTGAGATTCTAAACTATAGGTTAATGGATAAGAGGAGGAACAGCTATGAAACAAGGACGACTTTTTATAAATCAGTTATGGAAGGAACATGATCGAGCGAAGGAGCTCTTAACATTCGCTTCTGCAAACACGCCGGGAATCCCTTCTCAATCTTCACAAAAAAATACCGGGGTGAAGCAATCTGGACCAGAACCTGCTTATAATCGAAGAAAAGTGATTGGTTTACTACTTGGTCCTGCACTATTCTTTTTTCTAATGGCCTTTTTTCATCCCGATGGTTTATCACAGGCGGGCCTATCTGTGCTCGCAAGTACGGCATGGATTGCAACATGGTGGATTACAGAAGCGATCCCAATTCCAGCGACGTCTCTTCTGCCGATTATACTCTTCCCACTTACAGGTGGACTCGAAGGTGATTTAACCGCTTCGGCTTATGGTGACAATACGATTTTTCTCTTTATGGGCGGTTTTTTGATTGCGCTTTCAATGCAGAAATGGGACCTACATAAACGGATTGCACTTGTTATTATATCAGCAATCGGAACGAGTACGGAGCGAATTGTACTTGGATTTATGGTTGCAACAGGGTTTTTATCGATGTGGATTTCAAATACAGCCACATCTATGATGATGGTGCCAATTGGTCTGGCTGTCATTTATCAAGTATCAGAACAGTTAGATATGAATACCGAGGAGGAAACACCGCGGTTTAATTTTGGAAAGGCGATAATGCTTGGAATTGCCTATAGCGCTTCGATCGGTGGGCTTGCAACATTAATTGGAACCCCGCCAAACACGATCTTTGCGGCTGTAGTAAATGAACTATACGGCATTGAAATTTCATTTGCGAGATGGATGATGTTTGGCGTGCCGCTGATGATCATTCTTCTATTTGGCTGTTGGTATTATCTAGTGAAAATGGCCTTTCCAATGAAGATTAAAGAGCTTCCAGGAGGTAGAGAAGTCATTACGAAAGAGAGAAAAGATCTTGGTGAAATGTCACCTGAGGAAAAAGTGATTTTGATCGTTTTCTCGCTCACTGCGCTGGCATGGATTAGCCGTTCGTTTGTGTTGAGTGAGCTTAATCCAAACATAAATGATACCGTCATTGCCATGATAGCTGCGATGCTTCTATTTCTTATACCGGCCCCATCAAAGAAAGGATCATTTCTACTCGACTGGAAGACAGCGAAAGGACTTCCGTGGGGGATTTTGCTTCTATTTGGGGCAGGCCTTGCGATTGCATCAGGTTTTCAGGAGTCTGGACTCGCAAAGTGGATTGGAGAACAGTTAACCGTTCTTGAAGGGATTCATCTCTTCGTCATCTTGCTTCTTGTCACAGCCCTTGTCATATTCCTGACAGAAATTACGTCTAACACAGCAACAGCAACGATGATGTTTCCTATTATGGCATCACTGTCATCAGCCATTTCAGTACATCCGTATGCGTTAATGATTGGTGCTGGGGTTGCGGCTAGCTGTGCGTTTATGCTTCCGGTCGCAACTCCACCGAACGCCGTTGTTTTTGGTTCAGGTTATTTGAAAATTCCTGATATGGCTAGAGCGGGTTTTTGGCTTAATATGACATCTATCATCATCATCACGCTTGCCATCTACTTTTATATGCCAATCGTGTGGGGGATTGATTTGACCCAATTCCCAGCTGATTTAAAATAAAATGAAGCATATAAAAAGGTGATGATTCTATGAACAATGCAATAAACAAACCATATACATCAAAAGATGCAGGGTTCTGGCGAGCTGCAGCGAGTCTAGGATGCGGTGCTTTACTTGTTTTTTCAGCACTTTATGCGTTTCAGCCGCTACTTCCCGTTTTTGCGCTTGAGTTTGACCGGAGCGCAACAACGGCGAGCTTACTTATGTTGCTCCCCGTTATGACGATGATTCCAGGTCTGCTTGTTCTAGGTTTTATTTCTGACCGGTACGGGCGAACAGCTGTTATGAAAGTTTCACTTCTTTTCGTGATCAGCGCTATGATTGGCATACCGTTTGTAAATTCGTTCTCCCTGCTTATGGTGCTTCGGAGTATTGAAGGGTTTTTCCTTGCAGGTATTCCGGCAGCAGCCATGGGCTACCTTGCAGATGAAGTGGCGCCTTCAAGTGTTGGGCTTGCAACAAGCGTATACATCGCGAGTAACGCGATGGGGGGACTCGGAGGACGTGTCGCAGCAGGATATTTAACTGATTTATACAGCTGGCAAATGAGTATTATGATTCTTGCAGCGTTTGCTATCGTAGCAGCTCTCTGTTTTTATTGGTTACTTCCGGATTCTCGCTTTTTTAAAGGAGGCAACCGGAGTATCACGAATGATGTGAAAGAGATGCTTGTGCACCTAACCGATCGCAGGCTATTATCACTTTTTATGGTCGGATTCCTTATTCAAGTTATCTTTACAGGGGTATGGACCTATTTGCCATTCTATTTAGAGAAAGAGCCTTTTTCACTTTCATTAAAATGGATTTCTCTTACTTATTTTGCATACATACTGGGTGTGATTTCTCCTCCTGTTGCAGGAAGAAT harbors:
- a CDS encoding SDR family NAD(P)-dependent oxidoreductase, which translates into the protein MDLNNKVVLITGASSGIGRQLALDLGKQGAKLILVARSEEKLMNVKKQIESAGGYAPAVWSMDVGDGGRIDHLLPQLLPEMPAIDILVNNAGFGKFDAFAEADMKDIEAMFNVNVIGLMRFTSHVLPRMILEGKGHIVNIASQAGKLATPKSSGYSASKHAVLGFSNSLRMEVKSHGISVTTVNPGPIKTNFFDIADSSGTYTKNIEKMMLTPEKVSEEIISAIEKGKREVNLPRWMNVGAKLYHTAPGLVEKIAGKFFDQK
- a CDS encoding GNAT family N-acetyltransferase, translating into MNVLLKDIKTELGSNRLILRMPQPGDGKVVNHAIRSSINELKPWLGFAREVPTVEETEINTRDAHIKFLKRESLRFLIFLKETNEFVGSTGFHNIDWEIPKLEIGYWIDTRFSGNGYMTEAVDVLTDFAKNELGCRRIEIRCDRENDKSRSVPERIGYQLEGILRNEDLSIDKLKVTDTCIYARVY
- a CDS encoding STAS domain-containing protein, translated to MEYLGKAIYQEQSEIQNEIIDWVKITGKRGISSGIPLEDSFRVLTLFRQVSFETALREIQLNSHTVSSSEVSKRIDSIIEEVSYTYNNICIAFRNQENQREILANDRLHISIIPITESLAILPITGSLQSEHADRMMKETLSVCNTQKVSDILVDLSGVLSLDQPMATSLSRMKQALMYSGINMAVCGIQPSIAFSVTAADINLSGVPIFGTLRQALLQRGIRQTKPTL
- a CDS encoding SDR family NAD(P)-dependent oxidoreductase; amino-acid sequence: MSIFKEDALKHDHILITGATGGIGYETAKAAVQAGAAVTITGRNEEKLNKLKRECEGLSNDAKIASIPADLMSEDDRSELIENAINQNGNITGLVNSAGIGGGDTLDKLTEEDLRRVMDLNYTATVLLTQAVYQRMRVEGQKGAIVNLSSLSGLRGTYGNTAYSASKFAITGFTQSFAHEAIQDGIRVNAVCPGFVDTEMGRNSIESKGKRENKSFEEELKAVEEAMPSGRITQPEEVANSIIYLLSTASENIVGESLKISGGSVMR
- a CDS encoding M4 family metallopeptidase gives rise to the protein MRKKNLLSIGLSVGLVSSMLAPTSSFAADNSNINKEAGTPSFVSGKLTKATSKNPKEILFDYLNDQKSLYQFSGSTAQESFDILSTEKDELGFTVFRLQQLYEDTPVYGSTQTVHVDKDGVLTAVSGTVIPDLGSKKELKKATKFKKQDAIQKAETDLGFTPDYEQKPESTLVVYSEGESASYAYHVTLNFLSPEPGNWQYIIDATSGEVLTSFNALHEAKKEGVGKPGGGGNVTGTITTGTGTGVLGDPKTFNTLLSSSTYYLKDTTRGDGIFTYDAANRTRLPGSLWADADNAFNASYDAAAVDAHYYAGATYDYYKDVFNRDSYDGNGAPLESTVHYGRNYNNAFWNGSQMVYGDGDGSTFVSLSGGEDVVAHELTHAVTDTTADLIYQNESGALNESMSDVFGTLVEYHDNNNPDWLIGEDIYTPGTSGDALRSMSDPSQFGDPDHYSVRYTGTQDNGGVHINSGIMNKAAYLLSEGGTFYGVTVSGIGKDKLGAIYYRTLTQYLTASSSFSQMRSAAVQAATDLYGASSSEVQSVNKAFDAVGVQ
- a CDS encoding YqzH family protein; protein product: MESITFTRKLVIKTLEDYFGDVSLIPLTEEEIHHIILHSLERKNEQNETPFHMIVHDLVYEYITT
- a CDS encoding DNA polymerase thumb domain-containing protein, translating into MDYSKFKKKTILCIDMKSFYASCSAVAMGLDPLTCHLAVVGDTERKGSVVLAASPALKRDFGIRTGSRLFEIPDDERIHIVNARMASYLKQSMEITKLFHRYVPSECIHTYSVDESFLQIDGTEKLWGSKFEVAKKIKDEISETFGLPCAIGIGPNLLMAKLCLDLEAKKSGIAEWTYDDIEKKLWSLEPLSRMWGIGPRVERTLNRMGIRNVKQLANYPLHLLEQKFGIMGNQLYHHAWGIDLSEMGAPIMQGQISFGKSQILLRDYHDPKEVKHVILEMSEEVARRARRAGKAGRTISLGIGYSKDEGGGGFHRSKSIDSPTSITLEVYGACLKLFEQFYERRTVRKISISLSNICDDEEVQLDLFNEKRPKQHDLGYVMDSIREKYGSDALLRAVSYTKGGTALHRSKLVGGHKA